A window of the Dunckerocampus dactyliophorus isolate RoL2022-P2 chromosome 19, RoL_Ddac_1.1, whole genome shotgun sequence genome harbors these coding sequences:
- the zgc:153284 gene encoding SH3 domain-binding glutamic acid-rich-like protein 3 has translation MCVHVCVRQHATTSQISGRVPALRYVPSKPAYLVYLLSQAAQHTLVPAAMSVIVYYSSVSSNLVMKKQQSRVFDVLESKNISFEQVDIAQDAADKELMRSRANNPTALPPQICNGDVYCGDYEAFESAVEDGQLEAFLKL, from the exons atgtgtgtgcacgtgtgtgtgcgccaGCATGCCACGACTAGTCAGATAAGTGGGCGTGTCCCTGCACTCAGGTATGTCCCGTCCAAACCTGCTTACCTTGTTTACTTGCTCAGCCAAGCAGCACAACACACCCTGGTACCTGCAGCCATGTCCGTCATTGTGTATTATTCCAGCGTGAGCAGTAACCTTGTG ATGAAGAAACAGCAGTCCAGAGTGTTTGATGTCCTGGAGTCCAAGAACATCTCCTTTGAGCAAGTGGACATTGCCCAGGATGCTGCAGATAAAGAGTTAATGAGGAGCAGAGCGAACAACCCCACCGCGCTGCCCCCTCAAATCTGCAACGGGGACGTCTACTGTGGG GATTATGAGGCATTCGAAAGTGCAGTCGAGGACGGCCAATTGGAGGCGTTTCTCAAACTCTGA
- the sh3bgrl2 gene encoding SH3 domain-binding glutamic acid-rich-like protein 2 isoform X1 → MMSFKKLLVHLSVGLLSLLLSSECDREVRLVGGGSSRCSGRLEVFHGGVWGTVCDDHWSHINSDVVCQELQCGSTLASKKSAYFGEGKDQIWLDDVECTGKELSILKCPHRPFGENNCGHSEDVGVVCSDHVRVSHGNNRCSGRLEIYLGGHWSKVCSSEWSQVEAEVVCREIGCGKPLASTDILDFGELREASGVNSKCSGNESSISQCSHESMKGDCVVASVHCSNSQPLRLVNGTNRCSGRVEIFYQDQWGTVCDDKWGLQEAAVTCREMNCGAPLAAKYHAFFGAGSDQMWLDELECTGHEKALVDCPHRGFGEHDCNHNEDAGVICSETLRLTNGTTHCSGRLEVFHNGNWGKLCNHNWGTKEAKMVCEELGCGPLSKTAEYFGDSDLAALRGACPRDATSFSQCSVEGTSDTCRGVSLSCAGTPSLKLVNGTDRCSGRVEIFHDGQWGTVCDDSWDIRDAQVVCRAMDCGTAMTAKHGGFFGEGTGDIWLDDVECVGNESSLAHCTRSPFGDNNCGHAEDAGVVCSATIRLINGTDQCSGRVEVFHNEGRWSSVFNVNWGMNEAAVVCREMNCGDPVKTSGSFGRSGDVRGYKVSCAGRENSLTRCTLRDYDRSGHDLIEDASVVCSGNVRLAGGPHRCVGRVEFYEKGQWGNVCGEVWDMIGATVVCQQLHCGKAHQITTMEEYGHGSGHTWIDQMECKGMESTLAQCRRTPFLDRRCNATSIAGVICTDSLGVRLVNSDVGCTGRVEVQHGDVWHSVCDATWDLSKAQAVCEHLECGRVVSAPGGAHYGRGNGPVVEADDLCFANGTALQQCSRGGFNKSTCGHERDAGVSCAAKVRLVGGWSGCSGRVEIFYQGEWGTVCDDQWEMVNGDVVCRQLGCGHAVSAPISAHFGRGTGPIWLDNVECAGEEAAITHCRHQGFGENNCGHSEDAGVICLGSLEKPQVTVSPSVEVNWGDSLEFTCSILTEHMGGTFLLKKSQGLFKIQKYSENEAATFMLHKVNFSHQGSYFCEYQKKLSNNFIYYPQGNPVEITVKVSLEKPFITMTTFQVMVVYSPQEVSVTRGSSFSITCSAHSLYSKGFFYLKNTNTNSSVTKPAFGHSVFYLAYFEFPEIEDKHQGAYVCIYAVNISSRVFWSTPSQSLYVSVVATSSSSVVSGLVIGLVLLLLLLLIVGYLVWRRRRQHAGTVVQFSNRFGGAMKPQSDERGNRALDGGDRNPPVKERGARRLQEEDKAADVDLENSVEEVPEDLAGRVCYELEPLVL, encoded by the exons ATGATGAGCTTCAAAAAGCTGCTTGTTCATCTGTCAGTTG GTCTTCTCAGTCTGTTGCTGAGTTCAG AATGTGACCGTGAAGTCAGACTGGTCGGAGGCGGGTCGTCGCGATGCTCCGGCAGGCTGGAGGTCTTCCACGGCGGCGTCTGGGGGACGGTGTGTGACGACCACTGGAGCCACATCAACTCCGACGTGGTGTGCCAGGAACTGCAGTGCGGCTCCACCCTGGCGTCCAAAAAGAGCGCCTATTTCGGGGAGGGAAAGGACCAGATCTGGCTGGACGATGTGGAATGCACCGGGAAGGAGCTGTCCATCCTCAAGTGCCCGCACAGGCCCTTTGGGGAGAACAACTGCGGGCACAGTGAAGATGTCGGTGTGGTCTGCTCTG ATCACGTGAGAGTTAGCCACGGAAACAACCGGTGTAGCGGCCGACTGGAGATCTACCTGGGGGGCCACTGGAGCAAGGTGTGCAGCAGCGAGTGGAGCCAGGTCGAAGCTGAGGTGGTCTGCCGGGAGATCGGCTGCGGAAAGCCTCTCGCTTCCACGGATATTCTGGATTTTGGAGAACTGCGTGAAGCCTCCGGGGTCAATAGCAAGTGCTCGGGGAACGAGAGCTCCATCTCTCAGTGCTCGCATGAATCCATGAAGGGGGACTGCGTCGTCGCCAGCGTCCACTGCTCCA ACAGCCAACCTCTTCGGCTGGTCAACGGGACAAACAGGTGCTCGGGACGAGTGGAGATCTTCTACCAGGACCAGTGGGGGACGGTGTGCGATGACAAATGGGGGCTACAGGAGGCGGCTGTCACCTGCCGTGAGATGAACTGCGGGGCTCCGCTGGCTGCCAAGTACCACGCCTTCTTTGGCGCCGGCAGCGATCAGATGTGGTTAGACGAGCTGGAGTGCACCGGCCACGAGAAGGCCCTGGTAGACTGCCCGCACAGAGGCTTCGGGGAGCATGACTGCAACCATAATGAGGATGCTGGTGTGATATGTTCAG aaaCACTCCGATTGACCAACGGGACGACGCACTGCTCAGGCCGACTGGAGGTCTTCCACAACGGCAACTGGGGCAAACTGTGCAATCACAACTGGGGCACCAAAGAGGCCAAAATGGTGTGCGAGGAACTCGGCTGCGGACCTCTTTCCAAAACCGCTGAGTACTTTGGCGACAGCGATCTCGCTGCACTCAGGGGCGCGTGCCCGAGAGATGCCACCTCGTTCTCCCAGTGTTCCGTCGAGGGAACCTCCGACACATGCAGAGGGGTGTCGCTTTCATGCGCAG GTACTCCATCGTTAAAGCTCGTCAACGGCACGGACCGGTGCTCCGGCAGGGTGGAAATCTTCCACGACGGCCAGTGGGGGACAGTGTGCGACGACTCCTGGGACATCAGGGACGCCCAGGTAGTGTGCCGAGCTATGGACTGCGGGACGGCCATGACGGCCAAACACGGCGGCTTCTTCGGCGAAGGCACCGGAGATATCTGGCTGGATGACGTGGAATGTGTGGGCAACGAGTCGTCGCTGGCCCACTGCACGCGTTCCCCCTTTGGAGATAATAACTGTGGTCACGCTGAGGACGCTGGCGTGGTGTGTTCAG CCACCATCCGACTGATAAATGGCACCGACCAGTGTTCGGGGCGGGTGGAGGTGTTCCACAACGAAGGCAGATGGTCGTCGGTCTTTAACGTCAACTGGGGGATGAACGAAGCGGCGGTGGTGTGCAGAGAGATGAACTGCGGCGACCCCGTCAAGACTTCGGGCTCATTCGGGCGCAGCGGCGACGTACGAGGATACAAGGTCAGCTGCGCTGGCAGGGAGAATTCCCTCACCCGGTGCACGCTGAGGGATTACGACCGCAGCGGCCACGATCTCATCGAGGACGCGTCTGTCGTATGCTCAG GCAACGTGAGGCTGGCGGGTGGACCCCACCGTTGCGTCGGGAGAGTGGAGTTCTACGAAAAAGGCCAGTGGGGCAACGTGTGCGGTGAAGTGTGGGACATGATAGGCGCCACCGTGGTGTGCCAACAGCTGCACTGCGGCAAAGCTCACCAGATCACCACGATGGAGGAGTACGGCCACGGCTCGGGACACACCTGGATCGACCAGATGGAGTGCAAGGGCATGGAGTCCACGTTGGCCCAGTGCCGCCGTACTCCATTCCTGGACAGAAGGTGTAACGCCACGTCCATTGCTGGCGTCATCTGCACAG ACAGCCTGGGGGTTCGTTTGGTGAACAGCGATGTCGGGTGCACGGGCAGAGTGGAGGTCCAGCATGGCGATGTTTGGCACTCGGTGTGCGACGCCACCTGGGACCTGAGCAAAGCTCAAGCGGTGTGCGAGCATCTCGAATGTGGCCGAGTCGTGAGCGCTCCCGGCGGGGCGCATTACGGCCGGGGCAACGGACCCGTGGTGGAGGCGGACGACTTGTGTTTTGCCAACGGCACGGCTCTTCAGCAGTGCTCACGTGGAGGCTTCAACAAGTCGACGTGCGGGCACGAACGTGATGCTGGTGTTTCCTGTGCAG CCAAGGTGAGGTTGGTCGGCGGCTGGAGTGGATGCTCCGGCCGGGTGGAGATCTTCTATCAGGGCGAGTGGGGGACCGTGTGTGACGACCAGTGGGAGATGGTCAATGGCGACGTGGTGTGCAGGCAGCTGGGCTGCGGCCACGCCGTGTCCGCCCCCATCAGCGCCCACTTTGGCAGAGGCACTGGCCCCATCTGGCTGGATAATGTGGAGTGCGCGGGCGAGGAGGCGGCCATCACGCATTGCCGCCATCAGGGATTTGGGGAAAATAACTGCGGACACAGTGAGGACGCTGGTGTTATCTGCTTGG GTTCTCTGGAGAAGCCTCAGGTGACGGTGAGTCCATCTGTGGAGGTCAACTGGGGCGACAGCCTGGAGTTCACCTGCAGCATCCTGACGGAGCACATGGGCGGCACCTTCCTCTTGAAGAAAAGCCAAGGCTTGTTTAAAATCCAGAAGTATTCCGAGAACGAGGCTGCGACCTTCATGCTCCACAAAGTCAACTTCAGCCACCAGGGCTCGTACTTCTGCGAGTATCAGAAGAAGCTGTCAAATAACTTCATCTACTACCCTCAAGGGAATCCAGTGGAGATCACCGTCAAAG TGTCGCTGGAGAAGCCGTTCATCACCATGACGACCTTCCAGGTGATGGTGGTCTACAGCCCGCAAGAGGTGTCAGTCACGCGAGGGAGCAGCTTCTCCATCACGTGCTCTGCCCACTCCTTGTACTCCAAAGGCTTCTTCTACCTgaagaacacaaacacaaacagctccGTCACAAAGCCGGCGTTTGGACACTCTGTCTTCTACCTGGCCTACTTTGAATTCCCCGAGATAGAAGACAAACACCAGGGAGCCTACGTCTGCATCTACGCTGTCAACATCTCCTCCAGGGTTTTTTGGTCCACTCCCTCCCAGTCGCTGTATGTCAGTGTTGTCG CAACATCGTCTTCGTCGGTGGTCTCAGGACTTGTGATTgggctggtgctgctgctgctgctgcttctcatCGTGGGTTATCtggtgtggaggaggaggaggcagcaTGCTG GCACCGTGGTTCAGTTCAGTAACAGGTTCGGAGGAGCCATGAAACCGCAGTCGGACGAACGAGGCAACAGAGCGCTCGACGGCGG AGACCGGAACCCGCCCGTGAAAGAGCGAGGAGCACGCCGcctgcaggaggaggacaagGCTGCTGATGTGGACTTGGAgaactccgtggaggaagtccCAGAGGACCTGGCGGGCCGAGTGTGTTACGAGCTCGAACCACTTGTTCTCTAA